The following are encoded together in the Mesoterricola sediminis genome:
- a CDS encoding cell division protein FtsX, with protein sequence MVLHRLLGVLARDVAKDLLRHRGQHLLAILTLASGLFLAGGGLLVVQGLDRWVSRMEALARITLFAGEGGTLDQAEAQLARDPRFVQVRRVSSQEGTRRFMETTRDAGLMLKSLGEPIPETLELSLRPDLRSGRRAIEVGESLRNLPGVGDVVVDQERMEGLQRAARLLRSALGSFGALLLIAAGFATGNVIRMCVMAREEEITIMRLVGATEGFIRTPLLVEGAVLGLLGSAGAVLGLLGLWWPLHRGVGGLSPLLVELARTGFFSPWNVLLLVAIGMATGALGALWGFWSTQRAVRRMEALMEERGA encoded by the coding sequence ATGGTGCTGCACCGCCTCCTGGGCGTCCTGGCCCGGGACGTCGCCAAGGATCTGCTCCGCCACCGGGGACAGCATCTCCTCGCCATCCTCACCCTCGCCTCGGGCCTGTTCCTGGCCGGGGGCGGCCTGCTGGTGGTGCAGGGGCTGGACCGCTGGGTCTCCCGCATGGAGGCCCTGGCGCGCATCACGCTCTTCGCGGGGGAGGGGGGCACCCTGGACCAGGCGGAGGCGCAGCTCGCCCGGGACCCCCGGTTCGTGCAGGTCCGCCGCGTCAGCTCCCAGGAGGGCACCCGCCGGTTCATGGAGACCACCCGCGACGCGGGCCTGATGCTGAAGAGCCTGGGCGAGCCCATCCCCGAGACCCTCGAGCTCTCTCTGCGCCCCGACCTCCGCTCGGGACGGCGGGCCATCGAAGTGGGCGAGAGCCTGCGGAACCTCCCCGGCGTCGGGGACGTGGTGGTGGACCAGGAGCGCATGGAGGGCCTCCAGCGCGCGGCGCGCCTCCTCCGTTCCGCCCTGGGCTCCTTCGGCGCCCTCCTGCTGATCGCCGCGGGTTTCGCCACCGGCAACGTCATCCGCATGTGCGTCATGGCCCGGGAGGAGGAGATCACCATCATGCGCCTCGTCGGCGCCACCGAGGGCTTCATCCGGACCCCCCTCCTGGTGGAGGGCGCGGTGCTCGGCCTCCTGGGCAGCGCCGGGGCCGTCCTGGGCCTCCTCGGCCTCTGGTGGCCCCTCCACCGCGGCGTGGGCGGGCTCTCCCCCCTCCTCGTGGAACTGGCGCGGACGGGCTTCTTCTCGCCCTGGAACGTCCTCCTCCTGGTGGCCATCGGCATGGCCACCGGCGCCCTCGGCGCCCTGTGGGGGTTCTGGTCCACCCAGCGCGCCGTGCGCCGCATGGAAGCGCTGATGGAGGAGCGGGGCGCCTAG
- a CDS encoding riboflavin synthase gives MFTGLIRHLGTLEARRDRPGGARLTIQAPPDLIERAEEGASICTNGACLTAVARSPRAWEADLSHETLARTTLGRLEPGALLHLEPALRVGDPLDGHLVSGHVDGVGQLLERASGEGVWRFGMPPELAAMMAPKGSVAVDGISLTVVDCGRDWFTVALIPETVRRTRLEKMIPGAPVNLEADPIGRFVARALDLRSGEERLARFAREGWA, from the coding sequence ATGTTCACGGGACTGATCCGCCATCTGGGGACCCTGGAAGCCCGGCGCGACCGCCCCGGGGGGGCGCGCCTGACCATCCAGGCCCCCCCCGATCTCATCGAGCGCGCCGAGGAGGGCGCCAGCATCTGCACCAACGGGGCCTGCCTCACCGCCGTCGCGCGCTCCCCCCGCGCCTGGGAGGCGGACCTCTCCCACGAGACCCTGGCCCGCACCACCCTGGGGCGCCTGGAGCCCGGGGCGCTGCTCCACCTGGAGCCCGCCCTGCGCGTCGGGGATCCCCTGGACGGGCACCTCGTGTCCGGCCACGTGGACGGGGTCGGGCAGCTCCTGGAGCGCGCCTCCGGCGAGGGCGTCTGGCGCTTCGGCATGCCCCCGGAGCTGGCCGCCATGATGGCGCCCAAGGGCTCCGTCGCCGTGGACGGCATCTCCCTGACCGTGGTCGACTGCGGCCGGGACTGGTTCACGGTGGCCCTGATCCCCGAGACCGTGCGCCGCACCCGCCTGGAGAAGATGATCCCGGGCGCCCCCGTGAACCTGGAGGCCGACCCCATCGGGCGGTTCGTGGCCCGGGCCCTGGACCTCCGGTCCGGGGAGGAGCGCCTGGCCCGGTTCGCCCGGGAAGGGTGGGCCTGA
- a CDS encoding amino acid permease has translation MIEKLFRSKSLETLKAQAEEPEHQLRRNLGTFDLTMFGIGAIIGAGIFSSIGTAAAGHLADGRLPAGPALVVSILLVAVGCGFTALAYAELASMIPVSGSAYTYAYATLGELMAWIIGWDLLLEYAVSNVAVAISWGDYARSFLANVLGVHVPGWLAMDPRTALQLLPASPPMGLGAKLHLLAQARAGLADGGAVFANWQVLRDAPLVAGFPVTVNLLAVVVTVGVTYLVYLGIRESARANAVMVVLKVLILAAVVAIGARFINPGNWHPFAPHGFGGIQAGAAIIFFAFIGFDAVSTTAEECRDPGHSLPRGILLSLGICTLIYAAVALVVTGMLKYTDLAGKADPLAYIFSQNHMNGVAGVISLGAVIATTAALLVYQVGQPRIFMAMSRDGLLGPWFGRVSPRHRTPSNATLLTGLLVAIPAALLSIDEVVELCNIGTLFAFSVVCAAVMILRKRRPEAVRRFRMPWIWVFAPAGILACLWIAKGLPAVTWIRFFAWLGLGLVIYFAYGLRNSALHTRTEEA, from the coding sequence ATGATCGAAAAACTTTTCCGTTCCAAGTCATTGGAGACGCTCAAGGCACAGGCGGAGGAGCCCGAGCACCAGCTCCGGAGGAACCTGGGCACCTTCGACCTGACCATGTTCGGCATCGGCGCCATCATCGGGGCCGGCATCTTCTCCAGCATCGGGACGGCCGCCGCCGGGCACCTCGCCGACGGGAGGCTCCCGGCGGGCCCGGCCCTGGTGGTCAGCATCCTCCTGGTGGCCGTGGGCTGCGGCTTCACGGCCCTCGCCTACGCCGAACTGGCCTCCATGATCCCGGTCTCGGGCTCGGCCTACACGTACGCCTACGCCACCCTGGGCGAGCTCATGGCCTGGATCATCGGCTGGGACCTCCTCCTGGAGTACGCGGTCAGCAACGTCGCGGTGGCCATCAGCTGGGGCGACTACGCCCGGAGCTTCCTGGCCAACGTCCTGGGCGTCCACGTCCCGGGCTGGCTGGCCATGGATCCCCGGACCGCCCTCCAGCTCCTGCCCGCCTCGCCCCCCATGGGCCTGGGGGCCAAGCTCCACCTCCTCGCCCAGGCGCGGGCCGGCCTCGCCGACGGCGGCGCCGTCTTCGCCAACTGGCAGGTGCTCCGGGACGCGCCTCTGGTGGCGGGCTTTCCCGTGACCGTGAACCTCCTCGCCGTCGTGGTCACGGTGGGGGTCACCTACCTGGTCTACCTGGGCATCCGCGAGAGCGCCAGGGCCAACGCCGTCATGGTGGTGCTCAAGGTCCTCATCCTGGCCGCCGTCGTGGCCATCGGGGCCCGGTTCATCAACCCCGGCAACTGGCACCCCTTCGCCCCCCACGGCTTCGGCGGGATCCAGGCAGGGGCGGCCATCATCTTCTTCGCCTTCATCGGGTTCGACGCCGTGAGCACCACGGCCGAGGAGTGCCGGGATCCGGGCCACAGCCTTCCCCGGGGGATCCTCCTGAGCCTGGGCATCTGCACCCTGATCTACGCCGCCGTGGCCCTCGTGGTCACCGGCATGCTCAAGTACACCGACCTGGCCGGGAAGGCCGACCCCCTGGCCTACATCTTCAGCCAGAACCACATGAACGGCGTGGCCGGCGTCATCAGCCTGGGCGCGGTGATCGCCACGACGGCCGCCCTCCTCGTCTACCAGGTCGGCCAGCCGCGCATCTTCATGGCCATGAGCCGGGACGGCCTCCTGGGCCCCTGGTTCGGCCGGGTGAGCCCCCGCCACCGGACCCCCTCCAACGCCACCCTCCTGACGGGCCTCCTCGTCGCCATCCCCGCCGCCCTGCTGAGCATCGACGAGGTGGTCGAGCTGTGCAACATCGGCACCCTCTTCGCGTTCTCCGTCGTCTGCGCCGCCGTCATGATCCTCCGGAAGCGCCGGCCGGAGGCGGTCCGCCGCTTCCGCATGCCCTGGATCTGGGTGTTCGCCCCGGCGGGCATCCTGGCCTGCCTCTGGATCGCCAAGGGCCTGCCCGCCGTCACCTGGATCCGCTTCTTCGCATGGCTCGGCCTGGGCCTGGTGATCTACTTCGCCTATGGACTCCGCAACAGCGCGTTGCACACTAGGACGGAGGAGGCCTGA
- a CDS encoding Crp/Fnr family transcriptional regulator codes for MNSQFLQASPLFRNLDEAERARILAIGQPRAHAGEEVIFREGDPGDGLYIVVTGEVRISKHAAAGEEALAILGPNAFFGEMALVDDSPRAADAIANGPTGTFFIPLQALRGLIETHHGIALKVLYALCEVLTQRLRETNERYMTVFTLAQWGGGMPQANLFPIP; via the coding sequence ATGAATTCTCAATTCCTCCAAGCCTCGCCCCTGTTCAGGAACCTGGACGAGGCGGAGCGCGCCCGGATCCTGGCCATCGGCCAGCCCAGGGCCCACGCGGGGGAGGAGGTCATATTCCGGGAAGGCGACCCTGGGGACGGACTCTACATCGTCGTCACCGGCGAGGTGCGCATCAGCAAGCACGCCGCGGCCGGCGAGGAGGCCCTCGCGATCCTGGGCCCCAACGCCTTCTTCGGCGAGATGGCCCTGGTGGACGATTCGCCCCGGGCGGCCGACGCCATCGCCAACGGCCCCACGGGCACCTTCTTCATCCCCCTCCAGGCCCTCCGCGGCCTGATCGAGACCCACCACGGCATCGCCCTGAAGGTCCTCTACGCGCTGTGCGAGGTCCTGACCCAGCGCCTGCGGGAAACCAACGAACGTTACATGACCGTGTTCACCCTGGCACAATGGGGGGGCGGCATGCCCCAGGCCAACCTGTTCCCCATTCCCTGA
- a CDS encoding potassium channel family protein, which yields MKDLPPIRRLAQSITLLALVALMGAVGFHLLGRAGWMDGFYMAVTTLVGFRDEHPGGYGLKLFVIFYLIAGLVVVGMAFSNLLALLLEGDLKGLFLERRMQNRLNALKGHVVVCGFGKTGFQSAWELKQANVPFVVVERDPDKTHNPRFQGDLFIVGNAMDEVVLEQAGIARARGLITALTSDADNVLVTLTARQMNPDLEIVARATKLGTENKLKAAGADHIVSPYEIGGRRMASLLMTPDLLNYVDVMLDKKQLEMAIEHVLVRPGSPLVGRTMREIRVRDCTGALIVGINRGLEGLRFNPTGAEVFEAGDVLIAMGSHEALDALVKVARGE from the coding sequence ATGAAGGACCTCCCCCCCATCCGGCGCCTGGCCCAGTCCATCACCCTCCTGGCCCTCGTGGCCCTCATGGGGGCCGTGGGCTTCCACCTCCTGGGCCGTGCGGGCTGGATGGACGGCTTCTACATGGCCGTCACCACCCTGGTCGGCTTCCGGGACGAGCACCCCGGGGGCTACGGCCTGAAGCTCTTCGTCATCTTCTACCTCATCGCCGGCCTGGTCGTGGTGGGCATGGCCTTTTCCAACCTCCTGGCCCTCCTCCTCGAGGGGGACCTCAAGGGGTTGTTCCTGGAGCGCCGCATGCAGAACCGCCTCAACGCCCTGAAGGGCCACGTCGTCGTCTGCGGGTTCGGGAAGACCGGATTCCAGTCGGCCTGGGAGCTCAAGCAGGCCAACGTCCCCTTCGTGGTGGTCGAGCGGGATCCCGACAAGACCCACAACCCCCGGTTCCAGGGGGACCTCTTCATCGTCGGCAACGCCATGGACGAGGTGGTCCTGGAGCAGGCCGGGATCGCGCGGGCCCGGGGGCTCATCACCGCCCTCACCTCGGACGCCGACAACGTCCTGGTGACCCTCACCGCCCGGCAGATGAACCCCGACCTGGAGATCGTCGCCCGCGCCACCAAGCTGGGCACCGAGAACAAGCTCAAGGCCGCCGGGGCCGACCACATCGTCAGCCCCTACGAGATCGGGGGGCGCCGCATGGCCTCCCTCCTCATGACCCCCGACCTCCTCAACTACGTCGACGTGATGCTGGACAAGAAGCAGCTCGAGATGGCCATCGAGCACGTGCTCGTGCGCCCCGGCTCGCCCCTGGTGGGACGCACCATGCGGGAGATCCGGGTGCGGGACTGCACCGGCGCCCTCATCGTCGGCATCAACCGCGGCCTGGAGGGACTCCGGTTCAACCCCACCGGCGCCGAGGTCTTCGAGGCGGGGGACGTGCTGATCGCCATGGGTTCCCACGAGGCCCTGGACGCCCTCGTCAAGGTCGCCCGGGGGGAGTGA
- a CDS encoding IS5 family transposase, producing MPRRFLTDAMWAKLEPLLPPERGGMGRSRHPNRPMVEAILWRHRTGAPWRDLPEEFGPWTSVYTRFEAWTKRGVWQRILEFLRKEADLEWVMLDGTIIRAHQHSAGKRGGALEPGARTISGWMLDQDPFDLRCPR from the coding sequence ATGCCGAGACGTTTCCTGACCGATGCCATGTGGGCAAAGCTTGAACCGCTCCTTCCGCCAGAGCGTGGAGGGATGGGGCGATCCCGTCACCCCAACCGTCCCATGGTGGAGGCGATCCTGTGGAGGCACAGGACTGGGGCGCCGTGGAGGGACCTGCCGGAGGAATTTGGACCTTGGACAAGCGTGTACACGCGATTTGAGGCCTGGACCAAGCGCGGCGTGTGGCAAAGGATCCTGGAGTTCCTGCGCAAGGAAGCCGACCTGGAGTGGGTCATGCTGGATGGCACCATCATTCGCGCTCATCAACATTCAGCAGGCAAAAGGGGGGGGGCTCTGGAACCAGGCGCTCGGACGATCTCGGGGTGGATGCTCGACCAAGATCCATTTGATCTGCGATGCCCACGGTAA
- a CDS encoding glycosyltransferase, with product MDTPMEPRPRIAVLIPCHNEAAAIGRVVASFREALPEAVIHVYDNNSTDGTAEAARAAGARVGREACQGKGHVVRRMFADVEADVYLMVDGDGTYDAASAPLLVRTLREGRLDMVVGSRVETALEAYRPGHRVGNRLLTGSVRLLFGRRFTDILSGYRAFSRRFVKSFPVLSAGFEIETELTVHALELSMPVEEVPAPYGARAEGTQSKLRTWSDGLRILRLIASLYRNEKPLQFFSILSGLVAAASLALAVPLFVTYARTGLVPRFPTAILCAGMMTISALGLACGLVLDTVTRGRREMKKLAYLAVAAPGDGR from the coding sequence ATGGACACCCCCATGGAACCCCGGCCCAGGATCGCCGTGCTCATCCCCTGCCACAACGAGGCCGCGGCCATCGGCCGCGTCGTGGCGTCCTTCCGGGAGGCCCTGCCGGAGGCCGTCATCCACGTCTACGACAACAACTCCACGGACGGGACGGCGGAGGCCGCCCGGGCCGCGGGGGCCCGCGTCGGCCGCGAGGCCTGCCAGGGCAAGGGGCACGTGGTGCGCCGGATGTTCGCCGACGTGGAGGCCGACGTCTACCTGATGGTGGACGGCGACGGCACCTACGACGCCGCCAGCGCCCCCCTCCTGGTGCGGACCCTCCGGGAGGGCCGCCTGGACATGGTGGTCGGGAGCCGCGTCGAGACGGCCCTCGAGGCCTACCGGCCCGGTCATCGCGTCGGCAACCGCCTCCTCACCGGTTCCGTGCGCCTCCTCTTCGGGCGGCGCTTCACTGACATCCTCTCGGGCTACCGGGCCTTCTCCCGGCGGTTCGTGAAGTCCTTCCCCGTCCTCTCCGCGGGGTTCGAGATCGAGACGGAGCTCACGGTCCACGCCCTGGAGCTGTCCATGCCGGTGGAGGAGGTCCCCGCCCCCTACGGGGCCCGGGCGGAGGGCACCCAGAGCAAGCTGCGCACCTGGAGCGACGGGCTCCGGATCCTCCGCCTCATCGCGAGCCTCTACCGCAACGAGAAGCCCCTCCAGTTCTTCTCCATCCTCTCGGGCCTCGTCGCCGCGGCCTCGCTGGCGCTGGCCGTGCCGCTCTTCGTGACCTACGCGCGGACCGGGCTCGTGCCGAGGTTCCCCACGGCCATCCTCTGCGCCGGCATGATGACGATCTCGGCCCTCGGCCTCGCCTGCGGCCTCGTCCTGGACACGGTGACCCGGGGCCGGCGCGAGATGAAGAAGCTGGCCTACCTCGCGGTGGCGGCGCCCGGGGACGGGCGGTGA
- a CDS encoding IS5 family transposase produces MNIQQAKGGGLWNQALGRSRGGCSTKIHLICDAHGNPLDFLVTPGQAHESRSAEGLLCGWQAEYGFGDRAYDGNPVRKAIEAMGATAVIPPHPRRKNPAAWDSHLYKARHAIEHGFAKLKQFRALATRFDKTARSFSAQVALACIVIWLRL; encoded by the coding sequence ATCAACATTCAGCAGGCAAAAGGGGGGGGGCTCTGGAACCAGGCGCTCGGACGATCTCGGGGTGGATGCTCGACCAAGATCCATTTGATCTGCGATGCCCACGGTAATCCTTTGGATTTCCTGGTCACTCCGGGGCAAGCCCATGAAAGCCGGTCTGCTGAAGGATTGCTGTGCGGTTGGCAGGCAGAGTACGGGTTCGGAGATCGGGCCTACGATGGGAACCCGGTAAGGAAGGCGATCGAGGCCATGGGTGCGACAGCCGTCATCCCACCTCATCCCCGGCGCAAGAATCCGGCGGCCTGGGACTCACACCTATACAAGGCCCGCCATGCCATCGAGCATGGGTTCGCCAAGCTCAAACAGTTCAGGGCGCTGGCCACCAGGTTCGACAAAACGGCGCGAAGTTTCTCAGCCCAGGTGGCTTTGGCCTGCATCGTGATCTGGCTGAGGCTATGA
- a CDS encoding DUF4388 domain-containing protein translates to MREAPLPDIIQLVSQGGKTGCFHVADEPRKARIYLKDGKIVHAVTNDCEGLDAIYEIALWLDGTYHFEEKDPGTEVTITKPNPSILMEMHKRMDEWRVISQKIPSLDLHPQSTLLPGETPSGVNPREARLLALVTGWYTVHELAEVLEKPVLTIAKDLYGLVMAGHVILKGVRGGRRPEVPVHEAPPQDLPAAPEPAPAPEPVPVSVSIPAPVPEPVPEPVPPPVAPAEPARVEIRPLPHPAPHPTARPVVQDPVKLAKLTNFTQRIVQASKAVLPPEHHDMVNKLQARANQQLMAGEGPEAVKNLALAVSRGAVDAGCDGETVKNLNAGLKALFAK, encoded by the coding sequence ATGCGGGAAGCCCCGCTCCCCGACATCATCCAGCTGGTGAGCCAGGGTGGGAAGACGGGGTGCTTCCACGTGGCGGACGAGCCGCGGAAGGCCCGGATCTATCTGAAGGACGGCAAGATCGTCCACGCCGTCACCAACGACTGCGAGGGCCTGGACGCCATCTACGAAATCGCCCTCTGGCTCGACGGCACCTACCATTTCGAGGAGAAGGACCCGGGGACCGAGGTGACCATCACCAAGCCCAACCCGTCCATCCTCATGGAAATGCATAAACGCATGGACGAATGGCGGGTGATCAGCCAGAAGATCCCCTCGCTGGACCTCCATCCCCAGTCCACCCTGCTTCCGGGCGAGACGCCTTCCGGCGTCAATCCCCGCGAGGCCCGGCTGCTGGCCCTCGTCACCGGGTGGTACACCGTCCATGAGCTGGCCGAGGTCCTGGAAAAGCCCGTGCTGACCATCGCCAAGGATCTCTATGGGCTCGTCATGGCCGGCCACGTGATCCTCAAGGGCGTCCGCGGCGGCCGGCGCCCGGAGGTGCCGGTCCACGAAGCGCCCCCCCAGGACCTGCCTGCCGCGCCCGAGCCCGCGCCGGCCCCGGAACCCGTCCCCGTCTCCGTCTCCATCCCCGCGCCCGTTCCGGAGCCGGTTCCCGAGCCGGTCCCGCCCCCGGTGGCGCCCGCCGAACCTGCCCGCGTGGAGATCCGACCGCTTCCCCATCCCGCGCCCCATCCCACGGCCCGTCCGGTGGTCCAGGATCCGGTCAAGCTGGCGAAGCTCACCAATTTCACCCAGCGCATCGTCCAGGCCTCCAAGGCCGTCCTGCCGCCGGAGCACCACGACATGGTCAACAAGCTCCAGGCCAGGGCCAATCAGCAGCTCATGGCTGGCGAGGGCCCCGAGGCCGTGAAGAACCTGGCCCTGGCGGTGTCCCGGGGCGCCGTGGACGCGGGCTGCGACGGGGAGACCGTCAAGAACCTCAACGCGGGCCTCAAGGCCCTCTTCGCCAAGTGA
- a CDS encoding GxxExxY protein encodes MKRGGAEDLAEGRGGKRSWNLPLDIEWRGLVVERAYRLDLLVDDLVVVEAKAEWRSACSSIPVSGLSKTVESSG; translated from the coding sequence ATGAAACGCGGAGGCGCGGAGGATCTCGCAGAGGGTCGCGGAGGAAAGCGCTCCTGGAACCTGCCCCTGGATATCGAGTGGAGGGGGCTTGTGGTTGAGCGGGCCTACCGGCTGGATTTGCTGGTTGACGACCTCGTGGTCGTGGAGGCGAAGGCGGAATGGAGGTCGGCCTGCTCCTCAATTCCCGTCAGTGGCCTTTCAAAGACGGTGGAATCAAGCGGGTGA
- a CDS encoding cation:proton antiporter, protein MTQGIPPLVADLAIVLGVAGVTTVVFRRLRQPAVLGYVLAGLIVGPHLPVPIMADVGSIRTLSELGVILLMFSVGLEFDLRKLAREGVAALVIGSSQVGAAVLLASATGRALGWQPQEAALLGAALAVSSTMIIAKLFQEHGTRGPFRDLVFSVLVVQDLFAVLLLAGLDARAAAGGVGLALLKVAAFACGALLAGGLVVPPLLRWAADHGRDETLLVTAMGACFAGAALAGQAGISPALGAFAAGMLAFASRRGEAIERLVQPVRDMFGAIFFVAVGMLLDPRHLAAQAGPILLLSAGLLVASTLGGGLGAALAGVPVARGLRVGLTLAQPGELSFVLAGVGSAAGLLWPHALPVVAGVALVTAVAGPWTFRTGSALAEGLVRHAPRALRRWLAPRGPLDGRGPAAPRGPAAPVAYLLVDALVFNLLLLVTAQVRALPLVARHPLAAASFLAVALAGLLLLGWVLFRRAGQIAGLVVAAPARHPGRVGLLRLAILLGLSAPTFALLPAGPALALLVGLLLGVAVLIRAPAPLGAAAPGWRVRPADPGPRPTLACVQVQDPCPFIDRPLADLQAALADLPDTDLAAIHRAGHWLPIDGDAILRPGDRLALAGSPPGLQAAESLLEGAGEPGA, encoded by the coding sequence ATGACCCAGGGAATCCCGCCTCTCGTCGCCGACCTCGCCATCGTGCTGGGGGTCGCCGGCGTCACGACCGTCGTCTTCCGCCGCCTCCGCCAGCCGGCGGTCCTGGGCTACGTCCTGGCCGGGCTCATCGTGGGCCCGCACCTGCCCGTCCCGATCATGGCCGACGTGGGCAGCATCCGGACCCTCTCCGAGCTGGGCGTGATCCTCCTGATGTTCTCGGTGGGGCTGGAGTTCGACCTGCGCAAGCTCGCGCGGGAGGGGGTGGCGGCCCTGGTCATCGGCTCCTCCCAGGTGGGCGCCGCCGTCCTCCTGGCCTCGGCCACGGGGCGCGCCCTGGGCTGGCAGCCCCAGGAGGCCGCCCTGCTGGGGGCGGCCCTGGCCGTGAGCAGCACCATGATCATCGCCAAGCTCTTCCAGGAGCACGGGACCCGCGGCCCCTTCCGGGACCTGGTCTTCTCCGTCCTCGTCGTCCAGGACCTCTTCGCGGTCCTCCTCCTCGCCGGTTTGGACGCCAGGGCCGCCGCCGGCGGCGTCGGTCTGGCCCTCCTGAAGGTGGCCGCCTTCGCGTGCGGGGCCCTGCTCGCGGGCGGCCTGGTCGTGCCCCCCCTGCTCCGGTGGGCGGCCGACCACGGGCGGGACGAGACCCTCCTGGTGACGGCCATGGGCGCCTGCTTCGCGGGGGCCGCCCTGGCCGGGCAGGCCGGCATCTCCCCGGCCCTTGGCGCCTTCGCCGCGGGCATGCTGGCCTTCGCCAGCCGCCGGGGGGAGGCCATCGAGCGGCTCGTCCAGCCCGTCCGGGACATGTTCGGCGCCATCTTCTTCGTGGCCGTGGGCATGCTCCTGGATCCCCGGCACCTGGCGGCCCAGGCGGGCCCCATCCTCCTGCTCTCCGCCGGGCTCCTCGTCGCCAGCACTCTGGGCGGCGGCCTGGGAGCCGCCCTGGCCGGCGTTCCCGTCGCCCGGGGGCTCCGGGTGGGGCTCACCCTCGCCCAGCCCGGCGAACTTTCCTTCGTCCTCGCGGGCGTGGGGAGCGCCGCGGGCCTGCTGTGGCCCCACGCCCTGCCCGTGGTGGCGGGCGTCGCCCTGGTGACCGCCGTGGCGGGGCCCTGGACCTTCCGGACCGGGTCCGCCCTCGCCGAAGGCCTCGTCCGGCACGCGCCGCGCGCCCTCCGGCGCTGGCTGGCCCCCCGGGGGCCCCTGGACGGCCGGGGTCCGGCCGCCCCCCGCGGGCCCGCGGCCCCCGTGGCCTACCTCCTGGTGGACGCCCTCGTGTTCAACCTGCTCCTCCTCGTGACCGCCCAAGTGAGGGCCCTGCCCCTGGTGGCCCGCCATCCCCTGGCCGCCGCCTCCTTCCTGGCCGTGGCCCTGGCCGGCCTGCTCCTTTTGGGCTGGGTGCTCTTCCGCCGTGCGGGCCAGATCGCCGGCCTCGTGGTGGCGGCCCCCGCCCGTCACCCGGGCCGGGTCGGCCTGCTCCGCCTGGCCATCCTCCTGGGGCTCAGCGCGCCGACCTTCGCCCTCCTTCCGGCCGGCCCGGCCCTGGCCCTGCTCGTGGGCCTCCTCCTGGGGGTGGCGGTGCTCATCCGGGCTCCCGCGCCCCTGGGCGCCGCCGCCCCCGGCTGGCGCGTGCGGCCCGCGGATCCCGGACCACGGCCGACCCTGGCCTGCGTGCAGGTCCAGGATCCCTGCCCCTTCATCGATCGCCCCCTGGCCGACCTCCAGGCCGCGCTGGCCGACCTGCCGGACACCGACCTGGCCGCCATCCACCGGGCGGGCCACTGGCTGCCCATCGACGGGGACGCGATCCTGCGCCCCGGCGATCGTCTGGCTCTGGCCGGATCTCCCCCCGGCCTCCAAGCCGCCGAATCCCTCCTCGAGGGCGCCGGGGAGCCTGGCGCCTAG
- the ribB gene encoding 3,4-dihydroxy-2-butanone-4-phosphate synthase, with product MDTPFSEIETAIEAIRQGRMVVVVDDEDRENEGDLTLAAEKVTPELIAFMATHGRGLICTALEGGLLDRLHIPQMVQDNTSPFETAFCVSVEAREGTSTGISAHDRARTIQALVAPGAKPSDFVKPGHVFPLRARAGGVLARTGQTEASVDLARLAGLHPSGVICEIMKDDGTMARVPDLIPFCRKFDLPLVTVAALVAHRLRVDPIIRPLGAARRETPWGSLHIHRFESLLDGNTHMAFVLGDLAGDPPLVRVHQESLPADLDGFGGVEPTPFHQAMEALRREGRGVLVYLRRPAGAPEGAAQGPLSDRDVGVGAQILESLGVREMRLLSRQEKKYIGLRGFGLDIVGHVHLDAQ from the coding sequence GTGGACACGCCCTTTTCAGAGATCGAAACCGCCATCGAGGCCATCCGGCAGGGACGCATGGTCGTCGTCGTGGACGACGAGGACCGGGAGAACGAGGGGGACCTGACCCTGGCGGCCGAGAAGGTGACCCCCGAGCTGATCGCCTTCATGGCCACCCACGGGCGCGGCCTCATCTGCACCGCCCTGGAGGGGGGGCTCCTGGACCGCCTCCACATCCCCCAGATGGTGCAGGACAACACCAGCCCCTTCGAGACGGCCTTCTGCGTCAGCGTCGAGGCCCGGGAAGGCACGAGCACGGGCATCTCCGCCCACGACCGGGCCCGCACGATCCAGGCCCTCGTCGCCCCCGGGGCCAAGCCCTCGGATTTCGTCAAGCCGGGCCACGTCTTTCCGCTCCGGGCCCGGGCCGGCGGCGTCCTGGCGCGCACGGGCCAGACCGAGGCCTCGGTGGACCTGGCGCGCCTGGCGGGCCTCCACCCTTCGGGGGTCATCTGCGAGATCATGAAGGACGATGGGACCATGGCCCGGGTGCCGGACCTGATCCCCTTCTGCCGGAAGTTCGATCTGCCCCTGGTGACCGTGGCGGCCCTGGTGGCCCACCGCCTGCGGGTCGATCCCATCATCCGCCCCCTCGGCGCCGCGCGCCGGGAGACCCCCTGGGGCAGCCTCCACATCCACCGCTTCGAGAGCCTGCTGGACGGCAACACCCACATGGCCTTCGTGCTGGGCGACCTGGCCGGTGATCCGCCGCTGGTGCGGGTCCACCAGGAGAGCCTCCCCGCGGACCTGGACGGGTTCGGAGGCGTGGAGCCCACGCCCTTCCATCAGGCCATGGAGGCCCTCCGCCGCGAGGGCCGGGGCGTCCTCGTCTACCTCCGCCGTCCCGCCGGGGCCCCCGAAGGCGCCGCCCAGGGCCCGCTCTCGGACCGGGATGTGGGCGTCGGCGCGCAGATCCTGGAGTCCCTGGGCGTCCGGGAAATGCGGCTCCTGAGCCGTCAGGAAAAGAAGTATATTGGTCTCCGTGGCTTCGGGCTGGACATCGTAGGCCACGTGCACCTGGACGCCCAATAA